The proteins below come from a single Mya arenaria isolate MELC-2E11 chromosome 6, ASM2691426v1 genomic window:
- the LOC128239342 gene encoding echinoidin-like isoform X2, with product MKWRIFYMGTWTGQSSAWRITPHASVVRAYTKSGAGSMDVKTNDGGSGVIYAGDGGAEGRYLDRVALSCLVNCSLDPGCQEMHVLRDPYVGYVCKQADCPSDWSSYSGRCYRILPKASWDGGFASCKNLGAHIAVVTEYLQNTFLHDMWMSSAEGTSNGLWLGVTDHKEEGTWRWVTNEQLSFDMFGKNERNGGTRENCAAMIAADGLWMDEPCKKTYPVLCENIL from the exons ATGAAATGG AGGATATTCTACATGGGTACTTGGACAGGACAAAGCTCCGCTTG GCGCATAACGCCACATGCATCAGTGGTACGAGCGTACACGAAAAGCGGTGCCGGCTCTATGGACGTAAAAACCAACGACGGTGGCTCAGGTGTCATCTATGCCGGGGACGGTGGTGCGGAAGGACGTTACCTGGACAGAGTCGCACTCTCATGCCTCGTAAATTGCAGCCTCGATCCGGGTTGTCAGGAGATGCACGTGCTCCGGGATCCATATGTCGGATATGTCTGTAAACAAGCTGAC TGTCCATCGGACTGGTCCAGCTATTCCGGCCGCTGTTATAGGATTCTCCCTAAGGCCTCCTGGGATGGTGGTTTTGCTTCCTGCAAGAACCTTGGTGCACACATAGCCGTCGTAACAGAGTATTTACAGAACACCTTCCTACATGACATGTGGATGTCGAGCGCCGAAGGTACGTCGAATGGTCTTTGGCTGGGCGTCACGGACCACAAAGAAGAAGGCACATGGCGGTGGGTCACCAATGAACAGTTATCATTCGACATGTTTGGCAAGAATGAAAGAAACGGGGGCACGAGGGAAAACTGTGCGGCCATGATTGCCGCTGACGGGTTGTGGATGGACGAACCATGCAAAAAGACGTACCCTGTCTTGTGCGAaaacattctatga
- the LOC128239342 gene encoding C-type lectin domain family 17, member A-like isoform X1: protein MDGTRVWVVVAAVVLYYTCAGETQVITPVRYRRITPHASVVRAYTKSGAGSMDVKTNDGGSGVIYAGDGGAEGRYLDRVALSCLVNCSLDPGCQEMHVLRDPYVGYVCKQADCPSDWSSYSGRCYRILPKASWDGGFASCKNLGAHIAVVTEYLQNTFLHDMWMSSAEGTSNGLWLGVTDHKEEGTWRWVTNEQLSFDMFGKNERNGGTRENCAAMIAADGLWMDEPCKKTYPVLCENIL, encoded by the exons ATGGACGGTACACGTGTGTGGGTTGTTGTGGCCGCGGTAGTACTGTACTATACATGTGCTGGGGAAACACAGGTAATCACACCCGTACGTTATAGGCGCATAACGCCACATGCATCAGTGGTACGAGCGTACACGAAAAGCGGTGCCGGCTCTATGGACGTAAAAACCAACGACGGTGGCTCAGGTGTCATCTATGCCGGGGACGGTGGTGCGGAAGGACGTTACCTGGACAGAGTCGCACTCTCATGCCTCGTAAATTGCAGCCTCGATCCGGGTTGTCAGGAGATGCACGTGCTCCGGGATCCATATGTCGGATATGTCTGTAAACAAGCTGAC TGTCCATCGGACTGGTCCAGCTATTCCGGCCGCTGTTATAGGATTCTCCCTAAGGCCTCCTGGGATGGTGGTTTTGCTTCCTGCAAGAACCTTGGTGCACACATAGCCGTCGTAACAGAGTATTTACAGAACACCTTCCTACATGACATGTGGATGTCGAGCGCCGAAGGTACGTCGAATGGTCTTTGGCTGGGCGTCACGGACCACAAAGAAGAAGGCACATGGCGGTGGGTCACCAATGAACAGTTATCATTCGACATGTTTGGCAAGAATGAAAGAAACGGGGGCACGAGGGAAAACTGTGCGGCCATGATTGCCGCTGACGGGTTGTGGATGGACGAACCATGCAAAAAGACGTACCCTGTCTTGTGCGAaaacattctatga